The Streptomyces sp. NBC_00286 nucleotide sequence AGGGAAAGGCACGGTTCACCCTGGACGCCATCACAGCAGTCCCGGGCACCGACAAGATCCTCGGAGTCGGCTCCGTGGCCTCGGTGGGCAGCGATCCGGCGTACAAGGTCGTCATCGTCAGCCTGAAGCGGTGAGGACCGCCAACTGTCCTGGCGCTGCCGTGCGGAGGCAGCATGCCCAATGACTCAGGGCGGCTGGTTACTAAGGCGTGCATCGGGTCGTGATCAATGAGCATCGCAGCCTCCGGGGCGGGTGCCTCGTCTGGGGCGCGGGGCCCGGCGATCTGTGGCTGCGCCGTGTGGACGCGGGTGACCGGAAGCGTTGCCGCAGGCGGGCAGCGGCGGGGCCCGAGGGCCCCGGCTGCGTGCCGGCCGGGGCGGTGCGTCAGACCATGGGGAGCCGGTTCACCAGCAGCTCCACCCTCGGCTCGGCGTCCTCGGGCGGCAGGCGGCCCGCTCGGGTCAGGGTGGCCAGGCCGTGCAGGGCCGCCCAGAACGTCTCGGTGAACAGCCCCGGGTGGACGCCGTCGCCGGCGACCTCGGCGAGCGTCTCCAGCAGGGCGGCGAAGGCGTCCTTCAGCGGCTCGGGGGTGTCCTCCTGTGCGTACGCCAGGCCGCCGTCGAGCTGGAACAAGGCGTCGTAGACCGCCGGGTTGCGTGCGGCGAAGTCGAGGTAGGCGCGGGCCAGGGCGGCGACCCGGGCGCGCGGGCCGTCCGAGGCGGAGGTCGCGGCCCGCACCGCCGTGGCCAGTTCGGCGGCCCCCTGAAGGGCGACGGCGCCGATGATCTCGCGCTTGCCGCGGAAGTGGCTGTAGAGGACGGGCTGGCTGTATTCGATGCGCTCGGCGAGCCGGCGGGTGGTGACAGCGTCCCAGCCCTGCTGCTCGGCGAGTTCGCGGGCTGTCGCCACGATGAGGCGCTCGCGCTCCGCCCGTTCGCGCTGCTTGCGTTCCTGTACCGACATGAATCGATCCTAGCATCGCTAGACAATCGAGCGGCAGCAGTACTAGCGTTGCCTCATCGGCTAGCAACGCTAGTTCACGGAGGGATCGTCATGCTCAACGCACTCGAAGTCGTCACCACCGTCGTCGTCGGCCTGATGGTGGGCGTGGAGTTCTCCGTCGCCTTCATCATGAACCGGATCCTGGACGCGCTTCCCGAGGACAGCGGCCAGCTCGGCCACGCTCACGGCGGCCGGATGCTCGGCGCCCTGATGCCGTTCTGGTACGTCGGCTCGCTCGTCCTCGTCGTGATCTGGGTCGTCGCCGGATGGCACCACGACGGCGCCGGACTCGTCGCCACCGCAGGCGCGCTGCTGATCGTCAGCGTGATCATGTCGATACTGCTGCTCGTCCCGATCAACAACCGAAACAAGACCTGGACACCCGACAACCGGCCCGCCGACTGGAAGCAGCAGCTGCACCGCTGGGGCCGCTACCACTACGTCCGCGTCGCCGTCATCATCGCCGCGTTCACCCTGCTGGTCGCCGCCCTCGCCTGAAACCACCGCTGCCCCGACATGCGCTGGTTAGCCCTGCATATCGACGGCTCTTGCCCCGTCGGGGTGAGCCCGAGAGGGCATCGGATTTCTGACCCTGCGGGCCGACGCCGCGCCGGTGGCCGCACAATCCCCACTCCCCGGGCGGCGGCTGCCCACCGAAATCCCGGCATCCGGGAATGCAGCTGCCGCTCAGATCCCATAACTGCGATCCCGGCAAGCTACGCCCCTCGATCAGCCGCGTCCGCGCGGCCTGCCCAGGCCCCATACGACACGGCAAGCTCCACGAAGCTCACCAAGCCGACGAAGTCTCGCAAGGAGAAGAGCAGTGTCGCTTAAGAAGATCAATACCGTACTGGCCGCCGCCTTCATCCTCTTCATCCTCTGGTTCGGGACGGACTTCATCCTGAGCCCGGAGACGACGGCGCCGGGCTTCGGCCTGCCGAGCCGGCCGTCCGGCGACGGCGACGGCTTCCTGATCATCAAGGGAATCCGCGACGTCGTCCTGGCCCTGGTCCTGGGCATCCTGCTGGTGACGGGCCACCGCCGGGCGCTGGGCTGGGTGCTGCTGGTGGAGGCCCTCGCCGCGTACGGCGACATGACTACGGTGCTGGCCCACCACGGCTCCGTGGCCACCGCGCTCGGCGTCCACGGCCTGACCGCGACACTGATGGTGGTCAACGGCCTGCTGATCATGCGCGAGACCCGCAACGTCGCGGCCGCTCCGGAAACGCCCGCCCCGCAGCCCGCTTAGCGCGGATCGGGTCGTGATCAATCCGTGGGTTTCGCCCGTCCCAGGCCCAGGCCCAGGCCCGGTAGACCGTCGTGGGTGACGCGCGCGCAACTGACGGACGAAGAGTGGCAGTTCCTCGAGCCGTACCTGTCTGAGAGGGCGTTCTGTGACTGTTCAAATGAGCTGCGGGGAGAGAAGCAGTTGCGCGGAAGTGTGACACTTGGCCCCCTCACTGTCACATTTCTGCGCAACAGCCCCCCTCCTCCCATGGTCGCATCGGCTGCCTGGCCCAGCCCCCGCATCGCTTCAGCGGGGCGTGGCGAGCACTTTGTGCAGGAACTCTGTGAGCGAGTGCGTCGCCGTGTTGTGTGCCGTGGCGGCGAACAGTGGGTCCAGGTGGTTCATGCCGTTGTCCGATTCGTAGATTCCGTACGGCACGCGGGAGTTGGCTGCGAGCTTGCGGGCCGCCTCCAGGACCGTGCCCTTCGCGTAGCTGGTGCCGAAGGCGTAGAGCGGTACATCGATGTCGGTGGCGTGGTGCAGGCGCAGGTCCAGGGAACGGGCGAGGTCGGTGTCGGCGTAGACGTCGGCGATGTCGAGGTCCACGGACAGCCGGGCGGGCCAGTACCACTCCCAGACATTACGGGATTCCGCGCATCGGAGGGTTCGTCATTTTCGGTCGTCACCTTGGAAGTTGGGGAGGGAGACGCCACTGGTCTCCACCCTCTCGCGAGCGCCGGGCGGGCCTCGCGCCGGGGTGCCGGGCAGCTCCACCGGGATGACCAGGCCCACGGGTCGAATAACCCTTCGAGAAAGCCCACTTGCCGCTGCTACCGTCACCGACGTGGCGAAACTCAATCAGATCATCGCAGTCGAGAAGGGCGTCAAGGCCAAGTCTCATCAGGACCTGACGGCGGCTCACCATGGGCTGCAGAAGCCTGCCCTGCTGGCCGGTATCTCGCGTACATATCAGCCGAAGGACGAGGAGGGTGAGCAGTTGCCGCCCGAGTCGACCCGGGTGCAGGTGAAGGCCGAGGATGTGCTGCGGGACACCGCGGCCACCCTGACGCGGCTGTTCGATGTGACTGCCACCAAGGACTGGGCCAACACCTCGGCCAGGGCGGACATCACCGTCGACGGGCGGGTGCTCGTCGCCGATGTGCCAGTGTCCTATCTGCTGTTCCTCGAGAAGCAGCTCACCGATCTCAACACCTTTGTACGGAAGCTGCCGGTGCTCGACGCCTCCGAGTCGTGGATGCAGGACCCGTCCACCGACGCCTGGAAGACCGAGCCGGTCCGGACGCTTCGTACGAAGAAGGTGCCTCGCAACCATGTGAAGGCCGAGGCGACCGACAAGCATCCGGCGCAGGTCGAGGTGTACTACGAGGACATACCGGTCGGCTACTGGACGACCGTCAAGTTCTCGGGTGCCCTTCCCGCCCGGCGTGTGAACGAACTGCTCGACCGGGTCGAGAAGTTGCAGCAGGCCGTCAAGTTCGCCCGGGAAGAGGCGAACGGTGTCGAGGTCGTCGACCAGCGGGTCGGTGACGCCGTGTTCGGCTACCTGTTCGGGTAGCCTCAGAAACTCCCCGGCCATCAGAGCCACCTCGGCCGGGGTGCGCGAGGAGCGCAAAGCTGAAGCTGAGCCTTGTCGTGACTGCGCGGTCCCGGATCGGGAACCGCGATCAATCTCAGACTATTGCTCCAGACTCAGCATTCGCCGCCGATCGCCGGATCGACCGGGCCCGGGCCCCGGACGTCGAAATGCCGGTTCAAGTCCGGCCCGCACAGCTCGATGTGCGGTGGTCCAAAGGCAGGACGCGGCGACTTCAGACTGACCTGGGTCCTCAAGCGTGCCGGCGTGCGACATGGGCGGCAGATCAGGGCTCGGGGGCCGGCTACGCCCCCGGGTCCGCTCCTTTTTTGATCCTTCTTACGCACGTCGCCTGGCGTCCGGTTCGCGCGCACAGCGCCTGCCCTCCGGTCGCGCGCACCGCCTGCACTCGGTTTCGCGCTCAGCACATGCCCTCCGGTTCGCGTGCATCGCCCGCGCTCCGGAGGCCCGCCCCAACAGCCGTAACCCCGGATTGCGTTCATAAAGAACGCGGTCCCCCGGCCGCCCGTCACCTCGCTGAAATGCGAGAGTTGCATTTGCTCCAGGTTCGCGACCTACCGTGGGCACCACACAACACCGCCCGGCCGACGTCGCCCGAAGGCACACCCCCGCCCTCGTACTGACAGGAGCCCCGTGCCCCGCCCCGCCCTTGCCCTGCCTCCCTGGCTCGCCCATGCGCTGCGCGCCCAGCGGGGACCCGTGCCGTGGAGCGCGGTCGTACGAGGGGCGCTGGCCGCCGGGCCGTTGCTGCTCGTGGCCGTGCTCGTCGACCGGCCCTCCATCGGAGTCGTGGCCGCCCTCGGCGCCATGCTCGCCGGGACGAACGACCGGCCGGGGAGCAGGCGGGCCTCCATCAAACGGCTCGGGGTGCCCGCGCTCGCCGGGGCCGGAGGCCTGTTCCTGGGGGCGTACCTCGGGGAGCAGGCCGGAGCGGTGCTGC carries:
- a CDS encoding DUF1772 domain-containing protein, producing the protein MLNALEVVTTVVVGLMVGVEFSVAFIMNRILDALPEDSGQLGHAHGGRMLGALMPFWYVGSLVLVVIWVVAGWHHDGAGLVATAGALLIVSVIMSILLLVPINNRNKTWTPDNRPADWKQQLHRWGRYHYVRVAVIIAAFTLLVAALA
- a CDS encoding DUF7873 family protein; this encodes MAKLNQIIAVEKGVKAKSHQDLTAAHHGLQKPALLAGISRTYQPKDEEGEQLPPESTRVQVKAEDVLRDTAATLTRLFDVTATKDWANTSARADITVDGRVLVADVPVSYLLFLEKQLTDLNTFVRKLPVLDASESWMQDPSTDAWKTEPVRTLRTKKVPRNHVKAEATDKHPAQVEVYYEDIPVGYWTTVKFSGALPARRVNELLDRVEKLQQAVKFAREEANGVEVVDQRVGDAVFGYLFG
- a CDS encoding DUF4267 domain-containing protein, with amino-acid sequence MSLKKINTVLAAAFILFILWFGTDFILSPETTAPGFGLPSRPSGDGDGFLIIKGIRDVVLALVLGILLVTGHRRALGWVLLVEALAAYGDMTTVLAHHGSVATALGVHGLTATLMVVNGLLIMRETRNVAAAPETPAPQPA
- a CDS encoding TetR/AcrR family transcriptional regulator, coding for MSVQERKQRERAERERLIVATARELAEQQGWDAVTTRRLAERIEYSQPVLYSHFRGKREIIGAVALQGAAELATAVRAATSASDGPRARVAALARAYLDFAARNPAVYDALFQLDGGLAYAQEDTPEPLKDAFAALLETLAEVAGDGVHPGLFTETFWAALHGLATLTRAGRLPPEDAEPRVELLVNRLPMV